The DNA region ATGCGAGCTGAAAATTTGAAGTAGGATAAGTCATCCAGGGCAATGACAGATAATGaacataacaaattaaatttccCTCCTAACTTGCCACAAATGATAAAGCTCTAGGATGGGCTGAGTATAGGTCTTAGACtcttaattttgttaatttataaCTGGGTTCCATTACACAGATTGAAATCACTAAACCCTAAgtagcaaataaataaatttaaatttagccAAGGGAGAGACGCACCTTATCAGCGAatccataaccacttcccttCGCAGGCCCAGCAGATGTTGGGGTACTACAAACCatgaaaacaaaaccaaacattATTTACTAACAACACAAACATAAATCTACTAAAAACTAACAAATCTCACTTACACCATAACACTAAGGCTAAGCAAGATAGCACGTAATTAACAACACAATACTTTCCAAGAGCCTCGTAGCTCAATGGCATTGGCTGGTCTCCTTTATGGGGGGTTCAAACACCCCCCTTCCCCTCTCCCACCTATTGTTacaattgaattatcaaaaaaaaaaatgcagataaCATACAATACCTGGCCTGACTTGTAGATTCATCCAAGTTAGAGTTCTCCTCTAAAACCAAATCAAGTTTATCGATTTGCACCACAATTGGCTCCACTTGTACATTACCAAGCGATGATGGCAACTACAAAAGCACACAAATCAAGTCCAATCAGAAACAGCATAAACTTGAAAAATCTAAAgatattaaaacaaataaacagaATCAAATCCGGTTCAATTACTGAAATTTATTTGAAACCTTAAGTACCAATATAATCACCGGCGgatttgatttcaaaattttcaattttttttctattgatgATTGGAAATTCAACTGAATCAAACGTTACACACTAAGTTAGCCGGGTTGATATTGAAATTCAAATGCTTGCAATCTTCATGCTAATAAACAGTGAACAATAATAGATTAGAAACTGATGTAActcatttttccaacaattttcTTAGAGATTCTAAGCAACCAAACGGAGAATTagagtaaataaatttataattataattataaataaataaaaaatgagaagcATGAATGAGTGACGAACTATAATCTCCAATTTTCCAACTTTGGCAGTGGTGACATTGAGCGCCGGCGGCAATCCGACGCTGGAATGCAAAGCGTCGCCGTTAATATCTGCCGCCAAAATTcaaacacagaaaaaaaaaaactccggCAATTAACCCTAATGAAAATCAAATAGATACTGATCCCAAATTTGAGCATTAAATCAATCACAGTGAAGATTACCTAGATTGGAAAGCTGTACGGTCCGACCCTGCAACTTGAACTGATCTCTAGTGAAGGATTTGAGCCAGTACTTGAGCGTGTACTCCAACGCTCGCGCCAGTATCGActccatttttatttattattatttctcgAAGCTTCGAGAAACAGAGAgagttttggtggtggtggatccGATCGGAGAAATGCGGGTTGGCGGAGGCGATGGTCGGGTTCGGGTTCGGGTCCGAGTCCGAGAGAGCATTGAGAAATGagagagtgtttttttttttttttatgtatgagTGGAAATTTCAGGTGTGTGGGGGTGTGAGGGAATCTGAGAACAGtggaggggggggggttggAGGTGGTGAGTTGGCACGTGTAGAGTTGTGGCACGTGCGAATGTTTGTGAAGTGCGTTGGATCTCTCGCGGGCGGCAGTGTCAGAGTGCAGCAGAGGGTGGATTTGTCGGTGTAGGTGTAGGTGTAAGCTTCGTGTTTGGGAAAAGTTGGGTTTTTTAAGGTTATTGCCActttggaattggaattggaattggaattggaattgtGAAGTACAAATTGATACgccttcctttttctttttttctctttattcctAATTCTatgattcttctctctctcttggttgCTTGTGGATCATGGCaaagtttttcatttcttataatttgggaaaaataaataaaagttcatTTATTATAGTGGGAGAATATGGAATtgccactttttattttatttataaaagacaaaaaaaaaaaaaatggaatgggCATGGGGAGTAGTGTCCACAATATAAATGCCAAATGATTCTGATTTGAGTGGCACATGCAACATGCAGAGATAAGTGTCAcattttcctttcccttctttgttttcttttcaaaacttGCATATCCGAtcagctttatttttatatttggagGAGGGGAAGGGGAGTAAGTTCACCCATCAACTTCAACTCCAATtcattgttctttttgtttcagGATGTGTCAATACTTATTCATTTTGAAAACTTCAATAatgataattttaataattctgTTTATATGTATGTTGACTCAAAAGCAATATATTTTATGTTACGATAATGTTCTTTTGCACACTACAAATTAAAGTACACATATCTGTATATTGCATATTGAAAATCATGTTTTCATAATTTAACTGAAGTTGTATTTTTAATGTGTATTAATTTGCGCtcttccttctaaaaaaaaaataataataataattgcgCTCTTTATGTTATACATTAATTGTAAGAAGTTAGATTTAGAATGATAATATTAAAAActccatatttttttaaggatgttatattaattattttttaaagaattttatttgatGGGAAAATAAAATGGAATAGTGGAATATGTTGGAGTTAAATTTGTACACTACTAGCCAATAGTgtaacaaaaacccaaaaaaaaaaatttatatagatTCCTAAATGATCTAAACCCAACAAACAATTAGGAAAATTTGTTCAAGAATTTTCGAAGGGGGTAACTATTAActttagggcctgtttggattgagggtgaagggagggagagtagagaaaatgagaggagagtagagttggctaaaaatatGCTAGATCTATTTTTAACTACCTCTACTTTACTTTCCCTCAATTCAAATGGATTAATTTCACTAGACACACATATCTAGTTTTGGATTAAATCAGACACAACAATGTGAGTTAAAAAATTCAGCAACTTATTCTTGCAATCCACAATTTTGTAATGAAGGAGTTGGTCCAGAACGCACTCCACGCGTTGGGTGTAGAAAATGTGTACCTATCATTAGGCTTATTACAACACATGACAGTGCTAGTATACCAATTTCAGCCTCAATATCTCATTAAAAGTGCCATCCCTTCAAAGGCTTCAACCAAAAAAGGTGGCAATTTCATCAAAGTCACTTTGGGAGTAGCGAGGAGGTACCTAGTTGGGCATAGTGAAGCCCACAATTTTAGCCAAGTATAATGGTGTGTATGAGTTGTTTTGTGCAAATGGTCAAAAACGTGTATCGGCAAAAAGAAGGGGATGGAAGAAAGTGATAGCTTTGGGATTTGTGTCCAAAGATAGAAGAATTGTTTAAATGGAGTAGAATAGTGGAATCAGCATGCTTACTCAAAGAGCTAAATTCTCTCTCTGCTTATTAAAGGTGCGAGTTGGGTTGTCTTAACTCTTATACGTTGCTTTACAAAGGAGTTCACGTTATTCAACTTTTGATTGCTCAATGGGCCAGTCTTTGCTGCACATAATTCAAGATGAGATGACCAACCCAAAATAAATTGTAGATGGGTTTCAGACTGGAGCCCAAAACGAAATAGCTGGGTCTTTGTGGGCTTCAGGGATAATTATCTCATTCTCATATGGCACTAAAGATTATGAAAATTGGTGTTACTGTCACTGAAAATGGTAAGCAGAATTTCCAGCCACTTCTGAAAAGTGGAAGAAAAGAACAATCCCATCTAGAGAGATCTCAAAAGCAAGGTATTAAGCTGTGCCCAAGTTTGACCAACCTTTTTCATCCATAAAAACAACTGCATCTATACATTTATTATAACATAATACAGGTTTAAGGTTTACATCATAACTCATAAGGTATTGTGAgagatataaaaaatgaaatatccAATGAGTTTAGTCATGAAACTATCCAGTGAGACATGGGACTATGTATTTTTTGGTACAGCAGAAACTTATTAATTAGTTTCTCTCAAACACCTGCAGGGAAGAGAAGAGAAGCTATGCACCATTTTAGACAATAACATGAGGAATCCTGTTGGTGTACTGAATAAATTATTAAGAAGTACTATAACTCACTCCTAGCATGCTCATAGGCTCATTATAGTAATCTCCTTAACCTTATATTCTACACTCAACGTGAGTTTGAGGTAGAACATATTAATAGTTAATACCAAGTCTTCTTTCCAATCTCTTTCTAccctttcagtaaaaaaaaaaaagtcttctcTCCACTCCATAAATCCTAGATCTAATATCATTAGCAATCTGCTACGTTAGATCTCATTCACCATTATCAAAGGAATGGATTCTAACAATGAAGAGGTTAATTCCTTTGATCATTTACCAGACAATATCCTGCTCTTAATCTTCGACAAAATCTTAGACTTAGAGGCCAAAGCCTTAGTGAGTTGCTTTCTCGTCTCCAAGCGCTTTGCTTCCCTCATCCCTCAAACCAACACCAACACTGTTTTGATCGAAATGGAAGCCCCTGCCGATCTTCCTCAATCCAAAAAAAGCCGCAGTACCTCACAAAGTTTATTCAAGAACATCTTAAGCAAACTCAGAAGCAAGTCCAAGCCGAGGGACCTAGTGCAGAGGGAGATAAGAGGTTCTGACGTGTTAAAGATCTTTCGAGAGATCAAATGTCTGAAAATTCAAAGTCACTCCGCTGGAGTGAAAAATCCTTTTGTTGCAGGCTTCCTCATGTGGAAGGCATTATTTGGGGCTAAATTTCGTTATTGCCTCTTTCTTTTTGCACCATTCGTCCACAAAGAAAACGATGATGACCCTTTAAAGAATACAATAGTGCATAGCAATGACAAAGAGGGTGAAGaa from Castanea sativa cultivar Marrone di Chiusa Pesio chromosome 6, ASM4071231v1 includes:
- the LOC142639480 gene encoding F-box protein At4g18380-like, yielding MDSNNEEVNSFDHLPDNILLLIFDKILDLEAKALVSCFLVSKRFASLIPQTNTNTVLIEMEAPADLPQSKKSRSTSQSLFKNILSKLRSKSKPRDLVQREIRGSDVLKIFREIKCLKIQSHSAGVKNPFVAGFLMWKALFGAKFRYCLFLFAPFVHKENDDDPLKNTIVHSNDKEGEEVFQFLWTFGGFHLQEALQRHRYVKDTISDNHCILKKVVVCDSENRGKVCMGEEDIAECRRSWHLDNDTKDTTTKLYYNCKMWYVPVLDLPMHGYTMKGATLLWVYPASVPMSKEKDVLKGFEDDEEEQWGIFNEAVREIVLNNNIHKRMFHTTSFS